TGGCTCGCGAACTGGAAAATTAAGATGAACAGGACCCTGCGGCGCTAAACAAGCATTTGCTACTATACGCTGCGTCGTCATACGAGCGTAATGATACATCGCTTCACTTGCTTCTGGCAGTGCCATCTCTGTAAATTGTTTCACAAAAGTACCGTATAAATTAAATTGATTCATTGCTTGTGGTGCACCAACATCTCTTAATTCATGCGGTCTATCCGCTGTTAAGACGATAAGTGGGACCCTTGAATGAAAAGCTTCACATACAGCTGGATAATAGTTCGCTGCTGCTGTTCCTGACGTACATAATAATGCTACTGGGCGTTTTTTTGCTTTCGCAATACCGAGCGCGAAAAATCCTGCTGATCTTTCATCCACATGTAAATATGTGTTCATTCCTTCGTGTTGTTCCATTAGTAAAGCAATCGGCGTTGACCGTGAGCCTGGACTAATGACAACATCACATACATCTAGACGCGTCAGTTCATCCACGAACGCGCCTAAATAATATGATAATGCTTCTATATGATTGTTCATTTCATTAATTCCTCCAAAGCACCAAGCATCGGTCTAAACTTCAAACTTGTTTCTTCATATTCAAGCTGCGGGATTGAATCAATTACAATACCACAACCGGCAAATAAGGATGCTTTCTCGCCGTTTAATAATCCGCAGCGCAGCGCAACCGCAAATTCACCATTTCCTTCATCATCTATCCAGCCAATCGGTGCACCATACAACCCTCTGTCTAACAATTCAACATCACGGATCAGTTTCATCGCTTCCAAACGAGGTGTCCCGCCAAGAGCTGGTGTTGGATGTAATTCTTCTACCATTGTTAAAAGACTCGCATCGCCTTTTGCTTCTACAGGCGTATATAAGTGAATTAAGTTTTTCGTTGTTAATAAACCTGGGCTTTCCGGAATATTAACGTATTCGCAATGTTCATTTAGTACCGAGCGGATCATGTTAACAACATACCCATGTTCAGCTAAATTCTTTTCATCATGAAGAAGCGCATTACTATTTCGCTTACTTTCTTCTATAGAATGACCATGACCGATTGAACCCGCAAGACACATCGATGTAAATTTCTCATCTTCTTTGCGAATTAATCTCTCAGGCGTCGCTCCTAAGAAGCATGCTCCTTTATAATCAAAAGAAAATACGTAACAATCCGGTTGACCAATGCGAAGTGCTTCTAAAACAAGAGCAGAATCAATCGAATGATTCATCTCTACTTTTAGTTCCCTCGCCAATACAACCTTCTGCACGTTACCCTGCTTCATCTCATCTTGTACTTTTTCAATTGCTTTCATCCAGCCTTTCGGATCCACTTCTACTTTAGAAATAACAGTCAATTTCGATCCGTTTAGCGCACATCTACTCTCTCCCAAAATCTTCTCTTCTAAAGAAATCATTTCGTTAGAAAGAGTTTCTGCACAATCTGTTGCTGAAACAAATGTATTCATCGTTAACCATGCTTTTTCATTTTTTACAGTTAATAAAAATGCTGGTAGTGAAAATGTCGTATCTTTAAATTCTTTCCATAGGTCCGTTTTCTCTTTTTCTGGATCAAATGAAAAACCACCAAATAAAAGCGGACCCGTTCCAAATTCATATTCATCTCTTTGGACAAATGCATTCTCTTTTACTTTCTCCCACTCGTCGCGAGCGGTTTGAAAGCGCTTATGAGAAGAATTTGCTATAGTGAAAACAGAGCCAATTCCTGCAAATATTACATGCTGAGCCGGGTCTGCAAAATAACATCTATTTTCGAATGAAATCCTTTTTCCTGCTGCATAGAACAGAAGCGGATCCACCCAGTCTATTTGTTTTACAAAACTAACCAATGTTTTTTCGTTAGTTGCACGCTTGATAGCTGCAATAAGAACTTCTTGCAAGCCTTTTTGTTTCGTTTGAATCACAATTGTCTCCCCCCTATGGGCGAAAAATAGTCATAATTACGCTTGATTTTAAGATACACCTCAAACGAAAGGCCTGTCAACGTTTAGCATTTCTGAGAAATTCACCTTCTCTTCCTAGAAAATAAACGTTGACACTAAATGATGCTTTTTCTACACTTAGTTGTGTACAATATGTGACCAAAGGAGGATTCAACATGGAAATGAACGTCAAAACGAA
This DNA window, taken from Bacillus cereus ATCC 14579, encodes the following:
- a CDS encoding isochorismate synthase — encoded protein: MIQTKQKGLQEVLIAAIKRATNEKTLVSFVKQIDWVDPLLFYAAGKRISFENRCYFADPAQHVIFAGIGSVFTIANSSHKRFQTARDEWEKVKENAFVQRDEYEFGTGPLLFGGFSFDPEKEKTDLWKEFKDTTFSLPAFLLTVKNEKAWLTMNTFVSATDCAETLSNEMISLEEKILGESRCALNGSKLTVISKVEVDPKGWMKAIEKVQDEMKQGNVQKVVLARELKVEMNHSIDSALVLEALRIGQPDCYVFSFDYKGACFLGATPERLIRKEDEKFTSMCLAGSIGHGHSIEESKRNSNALLHDEKNLAEHGYVVNMIRSVLNEHCEYVNIPESPGLLTTKNLIHLYTPVEAKGDASLLTMVEELHPTPALGGTPRLEAMKLIRDVELLDRGLYGAPIGWIDDEGNGEFAVALRCGLLNGEKASLFAGCGIVIDSIPQLEYEETSLKFRPMLGALEELMK